One Burkholderia gladioli genomic window, TCGGTCTGCGCCGCGAGCGTGCGCGCCACCACCATCAGCCCGGAGGTTTCCTTGTCGAGGCGATGGACGATGCCGGCGCGCGGCAGGCCGGCCGCCGCCTCGCCGTAGCGATGCAGCAAGCCGTTGAGCAGGGTGCCGCTCCAGTTGCCGGCGGCGGGATGCACCACCAGGCCGGCGGGCTTGTCGATCACCACCAGGGCTTCGTCCTCGTAGACGATCGACAGCGGCACCGGCTCGGGCGCGAACGCGAGCTGCTCGGGCAACAGGTCGGGCACCAGCTCGATGGTCGCGCCCAGCGGCACCGGCTGGCGCACCTTGGCCGGCGCGCCGTCGACGCGCACGCGCTGCTCGTCGATCCAGCCCTGCAGGCGGCTGCGCGAGAATTCGGGGAATAGTTGGGCGAGCGCCTTGTCGAGGCGCTCGCCGGCGAGCGAGTCAGGCACCACCACCACCCGCGGGGCCTCGTCGCCCGATGCGGCGCAGGCCGGCGCGGCAAGCGACTCGCCGGACAGATCATCGTCGAGCGAATCGCCCGCCGATGCGTCGGACGGGGTGGAGCTTGGGCTATAATCGTCGCCATTTGCCGTGCCCGGCCGGGCACGGAACGAACTTGAACGGGTCATTTAGACTGGGTCACCGAGACTGAAAGCTAGGACATGCGAGCCACATTCACCATGATGAATTCGACCAAACGCGTGGCAAAACCTGTGGCCGCGTGGGCTGCATTGGCCGCGGCCGCCGCGCTGATCGCCGGCTGCCACGGCTTGCCGCAGAAGACCGACGAAACGGCGACCTGGTCGAACAACAAATTATACTCAGAGGCTCAGGATGCCCTGAACGGCAGCGATTGGGGCAAGTGCGCGAAATATTTCGAAGCGCTGCAAGGCCGCGATCCGTTCGGCCATTTCGCCCAGCAGGCGCAGATCAACGTAGCCTACTGCAACTGGAAGGATAACGAAGCAAGCGCCGCCGACCAGGCCGTCGACCGTTTCATCCAGCTGCACCCGGATCACCCGGACATCGCCTATGCCTACTACCTGAAGGGGATGATCCACTTCAACGACGATCTCGGCCTGTTCGGCCGCTTCTCGGGTCAGGACATGAGCGAGCGCGATCCGCAGGCGCTGCGCGAATCGTATGACGCGTTCAAGATCGTCGTCGACCGCTACCCGAAGAGCAAGTACGCGCCCGACGCCGCCGCGCGGATGCGCTACATCGTGAACGCGCTGGCCTCGCACGAGGTGCACGCCGCCGACTACTACTACCGCCGCGGTGCCTATGTGGCCGCGATCAACCGCGCCCAGCTGGCGATCACGCAGTACAAGAACGCGCCGGCGATCGAGGACGCGCTGCACATCATGGTGCTGTCCTACGGCAGGCTGAACCAGCCGCAACTGGCCGACGACACCAAGCGCGTGCTGGCCAGCACCTTCCCGGACAGCCCGTACATCACGGGGCATGCCCGTCCCGGCGCGAAGAAGAAGTCCTGGTGGCAGTTCTGAGCCCGCTCGCGAGGCTGCCCCGCCGCGGGCGGCCTGCCGCGAGCACCCACTAAAAAACCCGGCCATGGCCGGGTTTTTTATTTGATGGCGAGACAACCGCCTGCCGAAGCGAGTTCAGGCACGAATGCCGCGCCCGCCCTCCTCGAAGAACTCGCGCACCACGTCGATCTCGCGCGTGCGCTTGAAGGGCGGCAGGCTCTGCCAGATGCGCCGACCATAAGGCTTGTCGACCAGCCGCGTGTCGCAGATCATCAGCACGCCGCGATCGGTCTCGGCGCGGATCAGGCGGCCCGCGCCCTGCTTGAGCGTGATCACCGCCTGCGGCAGCTGGTGCACGGCGAACGGGCTCAGGCCCTTCTTGGTCAGCGCATCGAGCCGCGCTGCCAGCACCGGATCGTCGGGCGGCGCGAACGGCAGCTTGTCGATCACCACCAGCGACAGCGCGTCGCCGCGCACGTCCACGCCCTCCCAGAAGCTCTGGCTGCCGACCAGGATCGCATTGCCGTAGGCGCGGAAGCGGTCCAGCAATTCGGTGCGACTCGCGTCACCCTGCACCAGCAGGGGCATGTTCCAGCCGCGCGCCTCGATGGTCTCGCGCAGCTTGGAGGCGATCCGGTCGACAGCGCGCAAGGTGGTGCAGAGCATGAACACGCCGCCGCCCGAGGCTTCGATGGCCGGCAGCGCCGCATCGAACACCGCGTCGGTGAACATCGGCGAGGACGGCTGCGGCAGGTCGCGTGGCACATAGAGCAGGCCCTGTGCCGGATAGTCGAAGGGGCTGGGCAGCGTCATCGAGCGACGCGAGCTGAGCCCCATCTGTGCCGCGTAGTGGGTGAAGTCGCCGCGCACCGACAGCGTCGCCGAGGTGAAGATCCAGGCGCGCGGCACGCCAGCGCGCTGCTTGGCGAAGATCGGCGCGACCGACAGCGGCGTTTCGTGCAGTTGCACCGTCTGCGAGAACACCTCGACCCAGCGCACCTTCTCGTCGGGGTCGTCGCGCTTCGCCTCGGCCGCCTCGCCACCCGCCGCCACCTCCTTCACGGTTTTCGCCGCGCTGGCCGCCGCCGCATCGGGCGCGACCCAGCCGGCCAGGATGCCCTGCAGCTCGCGCGCGCGGCGCAGGCAGGCGCCCAGCGATTCGGCGCGCTCGGCCTGCCCGGCCAGCGCCGAGGCGAGCGCGTCGAGCGCGGCATCGACATCGTCGAGCGCGGCGAACAAGGGATGATCCTCGCCGAGCTGCGCCAGCGAGACGCGCACGATGCCGCCGTCGGCGAAGGCGAGCCGCACGTCGCGCGCCGCACGCTCCAGCGCGGCGCCGAGCTTGACCCATTCCACCGCGTCGCGCGCATGGGCCAGGCCCTCGACCACGGTATCGCGCGCGAGCTCGAGCATCTGCGTGGTCGACAGCGTCTCGCCGAAGAACAGCGTGGCCGTCTCCGGCAGTTGGTGCGCCTCGTCGAAGATGATGGTGTTCGCGCTCGGCAGCAGCTCGGCCATGCCGGTATCGCGCAGCATGATGTCGGCGAAGAACAGGTGGTGGTTCACCACCACCACGTCGGCCTGCTGCGCCTCTCGGCGCGCCTGCATCACGAAGCATTCCTTGTAGTGCGGGCAATCCTGGCCGAGACAGTTGTCGCGCGTCGAGGTGACCATCGACCAGACCGGCGCCGTCTCGGGCACGCTGGCCAGTTCGGCCTTGTCGCCGCTGCGCGTGAGCTTGGCGAACCGGACGATCTCCTGCAGGTAGGCGGTGTCCTGCCGGGTCGGCAGGCGGCCGTTGTCGGCCGTGCGCTGCAGGTAGTAATGGCAGAGGTAGTTGGAGCGGCCCTTGAGCATCGCGATCGTGACGGGCACGGCGAGCGCGTCGCGCACGGTCGGGATGTCGCGCTGGAACAACTGGTCCTGGAGGTGCTTGGTGCCGGTCGAGACGATCACCTTGCCGCCCCACAGCATGGCCGGCACGAGATAGGCATAGGTCTTGCCGGTGCCGGTACCGGCCTCGACGATCAGGGTGTTGTCGGCGCCGTCGTCCTCGGCGGTGGCGGCGCTGTCGCCGCGCGCATCGTCGCCGGCCGGCGCGGTCTCGCCCGCCTGCAGCTTGCGGGCCGGGCGCTTGCGCGCATCGAAGATCTCGGGCTCGGGCAGCTTGCGCGCCGACGCCTCCATCGCGGCGGCCACCGCGCGCGCCATGTCGATCTGCGAAGCCCGCGGCCGGTAGCCGTCGAGCACGCGCGCGAGCAGGCCGCCCTCACCGAAGATCGCGTCGAGTTCATTGACGCGCTTGCGGCTCGGGGTGGCAAGGGGATGGGGGGTGTCCGCGCGCGAAGACGCGGCGGACGATTCGTCGCGCCGCGTGTCAGCGGGTGCTTCTAGCGGTGAATTCAAGGCAAGCGGTTCCTCATTTCCGGTGCCTGACGCGGCCCCGGCGCTTGCCAGGCCGCCCTCAGGCGCGCTGATCCGGTTCGAGCTGCGATTGCAGCATGATGATTTTGTCCTTGGCCAGCAGCTTTTCCTTCTTCAGCCGGTGCAGCGCCAGATCGTCGATGTCAGAGCGCATTTCCTTGAGCTCGATCTCGCGTGCCAGCTGACTGTGCTGCTCCTGCAGGGATACCAGCCGGTTGCGCAATTCCTGCTTCAGCTCTGCTTGACGGGTTTGCATGCTCGCCTCCTCAAAAGAACCGGCTCGACGCAGCGGCCTTCCGATACCGCTCGCGATTCGCCGGGTTGGCTGTCCGAACGAAATACCCACCCCTGGCTGTCTGGCGTGACGACGTGCGCGGCACGCCCTACTGCTGTTGTTGCTGTTGCTGCTTTTCCTTGGCCTTCTCGGCCGCCTGGCGCTGCCGCTCCTCGACATCGGCCTTGTGCTGCTCGGCCTCGCGCTGCTTGTCCGCGTAACGCTCGGCGTTCTGTGCCCGCTCCTGCGCCTTTTGCGCGGCCTGTGCGTGGGCATCGTCGAGCTTCTTCTGGAAATCGGCCTGCTTCTGATCGTACGCCTGCTGGCTGGCCGCGCGCTGCGGCGCGTCGGCGTCGCGCTGCGCGCGCTTGAGCTCGTTCTCGCGCTGCCTGTCGGCATAGGCGGACGCGCTCGCGGCCTCGCTGGCGGCGCGCTGCGGCGCTTCGGCCTGCTGCTGCGCGGCCTTCAGCGCGAGCTCGTCGTCACGGCGCTTGGCGCGCACCGCGCGCTGCTCGTCGTTCAGGGCGAGCTGCTGCTGGCTGATGCTCGAACGCTCCTCACGCATCGTGTCACGCGCTTTGGTCAGACAATTGTTGACGAAGAACTTGCTGTAGCAGTCATGCTGGGCCACGCCATAACGATAATTGTTTTCCGCCGTGCGCTGATCGAGCACTTTTTGGCGGGCATCGAAATCGCGATCCTGTGCCGCGGCGACAGTGTCGCTCGTGACGGCTGCATCGGACGCGGCCGCCTGCGCGGCGGCCACGGACGAAGCGGCGCCGAGCGCGAGGGCCAGCGCGGCAACGAGTAAACGGGAGATTGGCAACGTCGTAGGAAAGCTGCGGGACATGGGGCAAATTCTAACACCGCACCGCCGCCCTCGCGGCGGCGCCCCGATGCATTTATGGCAAAATGCCCCGCTCCATTCACCCGCCCGGCCCGGTTCGCCGGCCACGGGCGTTCCAGCAGGCCGTAGACGCACTCACTACCCATGACGGAAACCGTAGCACTCAAGATCGTTCAACGCATCGCCTCCGAACTCGCGGTCCAGCCGCGGCAGGTCGCGGCAGCCGTGCAACTTCTCGACGAAGGCTCCACCGTTCCGTTCATCGCCCGCTACCGCAAGGAAGTGACGGGCAATCTGGACGACACGCAACTGCGACAGCTCGAGGAGCGCCTGCTGTACCTGCGCGAACTCGAGGAACGCCGCGCCACCATCCTCGCCAGCATCGAGGAACAGGGCAAGCTGACCGACGAGCTGCGCGGCGCCATCGAGACCGCCGACAGCAAGCAGGTGCTCGAGGACCTCTACCTGCCCTACAAGCCCAAGCGCCGCACCCGCGCGCAGATCGCCCGCGAGGCCGGCCTCGAGCCGCTCGCCCAGGCGCTGCTGGCCAACCCGCTGCTCGATCCGCAAGCCGAAGCCGCCGCCTACGTCGACGCCGACAAGGGCGTGGCCGACGTGAAGGCCGCGCTCGACGGCGCGCGCGACATCCTGTCCGAGCAGTTCGGCGAAACGGCCGAGCTGCTCGGCAAGCTGCGCGACTACCTGCACGGCCAGGGCGTGGTCTCCTCGGCCGTGGTGGAAGGCAAGGAGAACGAGGAAGGCGAGAAATTCCGCGATTACTACACGTATTCGGAAACGCTCAAGACGGTGCCTTCGCACCGCGCGCTGGCCCTGTTCCGCGGGCGCAACGCCGGCGTGCTGACGGTCAAGCTGGGCCTGGGCGAGGAACTCGACGCGCAGGTGCCGCATCCGGGCGAGGCGATGATCGCGCGCCATTTCGGCATCGCCAACCAGAGCCGCCCGGCCGACAAATGGCTGTCCGACGTGTGCCGCTGGTGCTGGCGCGTCAAGGTCCAGCCGCACCTGGAAACCGAGCTGCTGACCAAGCTGCGCGAGGACGCCGAGAGCGAGGCGATCCGCGTGTTCGCGCGCAACCTCAAGGATCTGCTGCTGGCCGCGCCCGCCGGCCCGAAGGCCGTGATCGGCCTGGATCCGGGCCTGCGCACGGGCGTCAAGGTGGCGGTGGTCGATCGCACCGGCAAGCTGCTCGCCACCGACACGATCTACCCGCACGAACCGCGCCGCGACTGGGACGGCTCGCTGGCCAAGCTCGCACGCCTGGCCGCGCAGACCCAGGCCGAGCTGATCAGCATCGGCAACGGCACCGCCTCGCGCGAGACTGACAAGCTCGCCAGCGAACTGATCTCGCGCCATCCCGAGCTGAAGCTGCAGAAGATCGTGGTGTCCGAGGCCGGCGCCTCGGTCTATTCGGCTTCCGAAACGGCGGCCAAGGAATTCCCCGAGCTCGACGTCACGCTGCGCGGCGCCGTCTCGATCGCGCGCCGCCTGCAGGATCCGCTCGCCGAGCTGGTCAAGATCGAACCGAAGGCGATCGGCGTCGGCCAGTACCAGCACGACGTCAACCAGCGCGAGCTGGCGCGTTCGCTGGATGCCGTGGTCGAGGACTGCGTGAACGCCGTGGGGGTCGACGCGAACACCGCCTCGGCCGCCCTGCTGGCGCGCGTCTCGGGGCTCAATGCCACGCTGGCGCGCAACATCGTCGATTTCCGCGACGCCAACGGCCCGTTCCCGTCGCGCGAGCATCTGCGTCGCGTGCCGCGCCTGGGCGACAAGACCTTCGAGCAGGCCGCCGGCTTCCTGCGCATCAACGGCGGCGAGAACCCGCTCGATCGTTCTTCGGTCCACCCGGAAGCCTATCCGGTGGTCGAGCGCATGCTCGCGAAGATCAGCAAGCGCATCGACGACGTGCTCGGCAATCGCGACGCGCTGGCCGGCCTCGCGCCGACCGAGTTCGTCGACGATCGTTTCGGTCTGCCGACGGTTCGCGACATCCTGTCCGAACTCGAGAAACCGGGCCGCGATCCGCGCCCCGAGTTCAAGACCGCGACCTTCCGCGAAGGCGTCGAGAAGGTATCCGACCTGATGCCGGGCATGGTGCTCGAGGGCGTCGTGACCAACGTGGCCGCGTTCGGCGCATTCGTCGACATCGGCGTCCACCAGGACGGCCTGGTCCACGTCTCGGCGATGTCGACCAAGTTCATCAAGGATCCGCACGAGGTGGTGAAGGCGGGCCAGGTGGTCAAGGTCAAGGTGCTCGATGTCGACGTGAAGCGCCAGCGCATCGCGCTGACGATGCGCATGGACGACGAACCCGGCGTCGCCACCAGCGGCAGCCGCGGCGGCGCCGGCAACGATCGCGGCGCGGCGCGCGGCGGCATGGGCGGCCGGCCGCAGCGCTCGCGCGAGCCGGAGCCGGCCGGCGCGATGGCGGCGGCCTTCGCCAAGCTCAAGCGCTGATCCATCCCGGGCTATTGAGCTTCGAAGCCCGCAGGAAACGAAAAACCCGCATCCCCGGATGCGGGTTTTTTCATGGCGCGCGCACAAAAGAAAAAGCCGCGCGCTCGCGCGGCTCCGTCGAGGGCAGCAACGGTAGCGGCGCTCGGCGCCGCAGCCACCTCCAGCCTCAGATCTCGATCTTGGTGCCGAGCTCGACCACGCGGTTGGCCGGGATCGAGAAGAAGTCGGTCGGCTTCGCGGCGTTCTGGTGCATCCAGGCGAACACACGCTCGCGCCAGATCGACATGCCGGGCAGATGGGTCGGCACCACCGTCTCGCGCGCGAGGAAGAACGAGGTGTCCATCAGCTCGAAGGACATGTCGTGCTTGCGGCCGATGTCCTCGAGCACGGCCTTCACGTCGGGCGTCTCGTTGAAACCGTATTCGGCCTTGACGATGTACAGCCCGCCGCCCGCCTCGTGCACCGTCACGCGCTCCTCGTCTCGCACATAGGGGATGTCGCGCGTGATGAAGGTCAGGAACAGCGTGCGCTCGTGCAGCACCTTGTTGTGCTTGAGATTGTGCAGCAGGCTCACCGGCACCAGCGTGTCGCTGCCAGTCAGGTAGATCGCCGTGCCCGAGACGCGATGCGGCGGATGCGCCAGCAACCCCTGCAGGAACGGCGTGAGCGGAATGCCGTCGGCGGCGGTGCGCTCCTTGACGATATGGCGGCCCTTGAACCAGGTGGTCAGCAGGAAGAACAGCAGCGCGCCGATGCCCAGCGGCAGCCAGCCGCCCTGCGCGACCTTCAGCAAGTTGGCACCGAAGAAGCCGAGGTCGATGATCATGAACACGCCGATGATGGCGGCCACCAGCAGGCGGTTCCACTTCCAGACGTTGATCATCACGACACCGGCCAGCACGGTGGTGATCACCATGGTGGCGGTCACCGCGATGCCGTAGGCGGCGGCCAGGTTATCGGAGGACTTGAAGCCGATCACGATGCAGAGGATTACGAACAACAGCAGCCAGTTCACCACCGGCACGTAGATCTGCCCGATCGCCAGATCGGAGGTGTGCAGCACCTTCATGCGCGGCACGTAGCCGAGCTGGATGGCCTGGCTGGTCAGCGAATAGGCACCCGAGATCACCGCCTGCGAGGCGATCACGGTGGCCACCGTGGACAGCACCACCAGCGGCAACAGCGCCCAGTCGGGCGCGAGCAGGAAGAACGGGTTCTCGATCGCCTTCGGATTCTGCATCAGCAGCGCGCCCTGGCCGAAGTAGTTCAGCACCAGCGAGGGCATCACCAGCACGTAGGCGGCGAGCCGGATCGGGCGCATGCCGAAGTGGCCCATGTCGGCATAGAGCGCCTCGGCGCCGGTCAGCACCAGCACCACCGAGCCGAGCACCACGTAGGCCTGCAGCACGTGGGCCGACATGAAGGAGAAGGCGTAGTAGGGATTGATCGCCGCGATCACCATCGGCACGCGCGCGATGTGGTAGATGCCGAGCGCGGCCAGCGTCAGGAACCAGATCACCATGATCGGGCCGAACAGCTTGCCGACCATCGCGGTACCGTGGCGCTGGATCCAGAACAGCGCGATCAGGATCACCACCGTGATCGGCAGCACCATGTGGCTCAACTGCGGCGTCGCGATCTCGAGGCCCTCGACGGCCGACATCACCGAGATGGCCGGCGTGATCACCGCGTCGCCGTAGAACATGCAGGCACCGAAGATGCCGAGCGCCATGAGGATCCTGGCGGCATTCCTGCGCGGTTCGATCGAGCGCAGCGCCAGCGCCATCAGCGCCAGCACGCCGCCTTCGCCGTTGTTGTCGGCGCGCATCACGAACAGCACGTACTTGACGCCAACCACCAGCATGATGGCCCAGAACAGCAGGGAGATCACCCCGAGGATCGAGGCCTGCGTCAGCGGGATCCCGTGGGAGGGGCTGAACGCCTCCTTCAGCGAATAGAGCGGGCTGGTGCCGATATCGCCGAACACCACGCCGATCGCCGCGACGGCGAGAGCCTGCAAGGAGGAAGAGCGTGTGTTCGAATGGTTCGTGTCGGTCATGGAAGCGTAACGTTCCGTTCTGGGGTCGGAAAAACGAGCGCTATTCTAGACTGACCGGGTCGCAATGCCACCTCGCGGTGTTGCCGTGATGCGACGCGGCGCGGCCAGTGTAGCATGCGTCCCCGTTTAGACGGAAAGCGCGCCGGCAGACGGGGCGCCGGCGCGCAAAATGAAATCGGCGCCCATGGGCGCCGATGCGGTGCGCCGCGCGATCGCTTCGCGCGGCGTGTCGAGCGAGTCGCTTACTGCGCCGCCTCGTCGTTGCGCTGCGTATAGCCGCGCTTGGTCCAGGCCACCAGGTTGTGCGGACGCAGCGTGTCCCACTCCTCGAAGGGCTGGTGGATCCAGGGATTCGTCACCAGATGCTGGACGAAATAGTCGGGCTTGACCTTCGAGCAGGCCTTGTACCAGAGCACCGCCGAGCGCACCGCCGTGACCGACGGATAACGCTCCTTCAGATGCTGCTGGACACGTGCGAGCGTGACGCCCGAATCGACCAGGTCGTCGACCAGCAGCACGTTGCCCGACAGGTTGCCGCGCGTCATGGTGATGTACTGCGCGATATCGAGATCGCCCTGCTGGGTACCGGCCGCCTCGCGATACGAACTGGTCGCGAGAATCGCGAGCGGCAGGTCGTAGATGCGCGAGAGCTGGTCGCCCACGCGCAGGCCGCCGCGCGCGAGGCAGAGGATCTGGTCGAACTTCCAGCCCGATTCGTGCACCGCGAGCGCGAGCAGCTCGACGAGCCGGTGATATTCGTCCCAGCCCACCCAGAGGTTCTTGTCGTCGTTGCGAGGATCGGACATGGCGATCGGAGCGCCGTGATGATTCGTGGCTTGCGTCATCGTGCGGGCGAACCTCAGACCTTGAACGGATGACGCAGCAGGATCGTCTCGTCGCGATCGGGGCCCGTCGACACCATGTCGATCAGCACGCCAGCCACTTCCTGGACGCGCGTCAGGTAGGCGCGGGCCGTCGCCGGCAGCGCATCCCAGCGATCGATGCCGACCGTGCTTTCCTTCCAGCCCGGGAAGGTTTCGTAGACCGGCTCGCAGCGCGCCACGTCGGCCGCGCCGCGCGGCAGCAGGTCGACGTCCTTGCCGTCGATCTTGTAGCCGACGCAGAGTTGCACTTCCTCGAGACCGTCGAGCACGTCGAGCTTGGTCATGCAGAGGCCCGACACGCCGTTGATCTGGATCGAGCGGCGCAGCGCGGCCGCGTCGAGCCAGCCGGTGCGTCGCGGACGGCCCGTGACCGAACCGAATTCCTTGCCGACGTTGGCCAGCGTCAGGCCGACCTGGCTCTGGCGCGCGGGATTGTCCGCGTCGTAGAGCTCGCTCGGGAACGGGCCCGAGCCCACGCGCGTGCAATAGGCCTTGGTGATGCCGAGGATGTAGTTGAGCTTCTGCGGGCCGACGCCGGCGCCTGCCGCGGCCGCACCGGCCACGCAGTTGCTCGAGGTGACGAACGGATAGGTGCCGTGGTCGATATCGAGCAGCGTGCCTTGCGCGCCTTCGAACAGCAGGTTCTGGCCTTGATGGTTCGCGTCGTAGAGACGGCGCGAGACATCGGTGACCATCGGCTTGAGACGATCGGCATAACCGAGCATCGTGTCGAGCGTGGCCTGGAAATCGACGGCCGCGCCGCCGAGATACTGGGTCAGCACGAAGTTGTGGAAGTCGAGGTTCTCGCGCAGGCGATCGGCGAAGGTCTTCGCGTCGAACAGGTCCTGCACGCGCAGCGCGCGGCGGCCGACCTTGTCTTCGTACGCGGGGCCGATGCCGCGGCCGGTGGTGCCGATCTTGTCGGCGCCGCGGCGGGCTTCGCGCGCCTGGTCGATCGCGACGTGGTACGGGAGGATCAGCGTGGCGGCTTCGGAGATGAACAGGCGCGAGCGCACGTCGATGCCCGCCTCTTCCAGCTCGCCGATTTCCTTGAACAGCGCCTCGGGCGACAGCACCACGCCGTTGCCGATGTAGCAGGCCGTGCCCGCGCGCATGATGCCGGAAGGAATGAGGCGCAAGATGGTTTTCTTGCCGCCGATGATGAGGGTGTGACCGGCGTTGTGACCGCCCTGGAAACGCACGACGCCGTGAGCGTGGTCCGTCAGCCAGTCGACGATCTTGCCCTTGCCTTCATCTCCCCACTGGGTTCCCACGACGACGACATTGCGCCCGGGAGTCACATTCACTGCGCTGGCAGACATGTTGATTCGTTAGCTGGTTAAAAACGTATTCTACCTAGGTTCGGCGCGGGTTCCGAATTTTTCCGTTTCGCGTCAACGATATGGCACCCGAAACATCCGCGCCGCGCTTGTTTCAGCGGGTCTGGACGAGCCACGTGCCGCCCTGCTCGACCAGCACGCGGTCGCAGGCGAACTCGTCGAGCACGTGATCGTGCCCCGGCAGCGCCTGGATCACGACCTCGCCTGCATCGCGCAGCGCGGCCACCGCCACGCGCAGCGCCTCGTCCTGGCGCCAGGGCGCGAGGATCGCCGTGCCGCGTGCCTCGATCGGCGAGATCCGCGCGATTTCGCGCAGGTCCAGCGAGAAGCCGGTGGCCGGGCGGGCGCGGCCATAGGCCTGCCCGACGTGGTCGTAACGGCCGCCACGCGCCACCGCGTTCGGCACGCCGTCGACGTAGGCCGAGAACATCGCGCCGCTGTGATAGGCGTAGCCGCGCAGGTCGGCCAGGTCGATCGCGACCTCGGCGCCCTGCACCTGGGCCGCGAGCTGCGCGAGATCGTCGAGCGCGCGCGCGATTTCTGGCAGCGCCGGCAACTGACGACGCGCCTCGTCGATCACCGAGGCATCGCCGTACAGATGCGGCAGCGCGCGCAAGGCGGCGCGCGTATCCGGCCCCAGATCCTCGGTCAGTTCGTTCAGGAGCGGCACGTCCTTGCCGGCCAGCGCGCCGTACAGCGTCTCGCCACGCGCGGCGGCCACCGCGTCGCGCGAGAACAGCGCATTGAGCACGCCGGCGTGGCAGAGGTCGAGGCGGATCGTGCCGATGCCGCTCAGGCGCAGCGCGTCGAGCATCAACTGCTGCACCTCGAGATCGGCCTCGAGGCCGGCGTGGCCGTACAGCTCGGCGCCGATCTGGATCTGCTCGCGCGTCGCGTGCAGGCCGCGCGGCCGCGTATGCAGCACGTTGCCCGCGTAGCAGAGGCGCGTCACGCCCTGGCGGTTCAGCAGGTGCGCGTCGATCCGCGCGACCTGCGGCGTCATGTCGGCACGCAGGCCCAGGGTTCGGCCCGACAGCTCGTCGACGAGCTTGAAGGTGCGCAGGTGCAGATCGTTGCCGCCGCCGGTCAGCAGCGACTCGAGATACTCGAGGAGGGGCGGCATCACCATTTCATAGCCATACGAACGGAAGCGGTCGAGCAGCCTGCGACGCAGCTCCTCGATCTTGCGTGCTTCCGACGGCAGCACGTCGGCAATATTCTCGGGAAGTAACCAGGTCGACATCGTCACGGTCCTACGACAGAAACTGCGGCGCGCGCTGGCGCGCCGGATTTGGAATCGGATGGTGCAAATACCGGGCCTTTGGCGC contains:
- a CDS encoding outer membrane protein assembly factor BamD, producing MMNSTKRVAKPVAAWAALAAAAALIAGCHGLPQKTDETATWSNNKLYSEAQDALNGSDWGKCAKYFEALQGRDPFGHFAQQAQINVAYCNWKDNEASAADQAVDRFIQLHPDHPDIAYAYYLKGMIHFNDDLGLFGRFSGQDMSERDPQALRESYDAFKIVVDRYPKSKYAPDAAARMRYIVNALASHEVHAADYYYRRGAYVAAINRAQLAITQYKNAPAIEDALHIMVLSYGRLNQPQLADDTKRVLASTFPDSPYITGHARPGAKKKSWWQF
- a CDS encoding ATP-dependent DNA helicase, whose protein sequence is MNSPLEAPADTRRDESSAASSRADTPHPLATPSRKRVNELDAIFGEGGLLARVLDGYRPRASQIDMARAVAAAMEASARKLPEPEIFDARKRPARKLQAGETAPAGDDARGDSAATAEDDGADNTLIVEAGTGTGKTYAYLVPAMLWGGKVIVSTGTKHLQDQLFQRDIPTVRDALAVPVTIAMLKGRSNYLCHYYLQRTADNGRLPTRQDTAYLQEIVRFAKLTRSGDKAELASVPETAPVWSMVTSTRDNCLGQDCPHYKECFVMQARREAQQADVVVVNHHLFFADIMLRDTGMAELLPSANTIIFDEAHQLPETATLFFGETLSTTQMLELARDTVVEGLAHARDAVEWVKLGAALERAARDVRLAFADGGIVRVSLAQLGEDHPLFAALDDVDAALDALASALAGQAERAESLGACLRRARELQGILAGWVAPDAAAASAAKTVKEVAAGGEAAEAKRDDPDEKVRWVEVFSQTVQLHETPLSVAPIFAKQRAGVPRAWIFTSATLSVRGDFTHYAAQMGLSSRRSMTLPSPFDYPAQGLLYVPRDLPQPSSPMFTDAVFDAALPAIEASGGGVFMLCTTLRAVDRIASKLRETIEARGWNMPLLVQGDASRTELLDRFRAYGNAILVGSQSFWEGVDVRGDALSLVVIDKLPFAPPDDPVLAARLDALTKKGLSPFAVHQLPQAVITLKQGAGRLIRAETDRGVLMICDTRLVDKPYGRRIWQSLPPFKRTREIDVVREFFEEGGRGIRA
- a CDS encoding Tex family protein; its protein translation is MTETVALKIVQRIASELAVQPRQVAAAVQLLDEGSTVPFIARYRKEVTGNLDDTQLRQLEERLLYLRELEERRATILASIEEQGKLTDELRGAIETADSKQVLEDLYLPYKPKRRTRAQIAREAGLEPLAQALLANPLLDPQAEAAAYVDADKGVADVKAALDGARDILSEQFGETAELLGKLRDYLHGQGVVSSAVVEGKENEEGEKFRDYYTYSETLKTVPSHRALALFRGRNAGVLTVKLGLGEELDAQVPHPGEAMIARHFGIANQSRPADKWLSDVCRWCWRVKVQPHLETELLTKLREDAESEAIRVFARNLKDLLLAAPAGPKAVIGLDPGLRTGVKVAVVDRTGKLLATDTIYPHEPRRDWDGSLAKLARLAAQTQAELISIGNGTASRETDKLASELISRHPELKLQKIVVSEAGASVYSASETAAKEFPELDVTLRGAVSIARRLQDPLAELVKIEPKAIGVGQYQHDVNQRELARSLDAVVEDCVNAVGVDANTASAALLARVSGLNATLARNIVDFRDANGPFPSREHLRRVPRLGDKTFEQAAGFLRINGGENPLDRSSVHPEAYPVVERMLAKISKRIDDVLGNRDALAGLAPTEFVDDRFGLPTVRDILSELEKPGRDPRPEFKTATFREGVEKVSDLMPGMVLEGVVTNVAAFGAFVDIGVHQDGLVHVSAMSTKFIKDPHEVVKAGQVVKVKVLDVDVKRQRIALTMRMDDEPGVATSGSRGGAGNDRGAARGGMGGRPQRSREPEPAGAMAAAFAKLKR
- a CDS encoding YdcH family protein, with amino-acid sequence MQTRQAELKQELRNRLVSLQEQHSQLAREIELKEMRSDIDDLALHRLKKEKLLAKDKIIMLQSQLEPDQRA
- a CDS encoding RluA family pseudouridine synthase; this encodes MTRSSSFRARPGTANGDDYSPSSTPSDASAGDSLDDDLSGESLAAPACAASGDEAPRVVVVPDSLAGERLDKALAQLFPEFSRSRLQGWIDEQRVRVDGAPAKVRQPVPLGATIELVPDLLPEQLAFAPEPVPLSIVYEDEALVVIDKPAGLVVHPAAGNWSGTLLNGLLHRYGEAAAGLPRAGIVHRLDKETSGLMVVARTLAAQTDLVRQLQARTVKRRYFALVWGRMPESGTIDAPIGRDPRERTRMAVVTGASGKPARTHFRCVDTVLWQNQPVSAIHCDLETGRTHQIRVHCAHTGHPLLGDPVYGRARGKRSVAALPGGFARQALHAWRLGLVHPLTGRSMQWRCPVPDDIAELAAALGFGAEDADFDDEDDYDDDDYDGEIIYVRDDPEED